A genomic segment from Flavobacterium inviolabile encodes:
- a CDS encoding ankyrin repeat domain-containing protein has product MNKELVIASEAGDLETVKQMLAKGADASAMGPNSGALHCAAANGHREIVQLLLKHGANPNVADNQSFYPIHLAAAYKHLNVVRDLIDNGAKLDVVTSSLGTVLHVAAANNFFEILDLPEIKKAPIEARDQEQKTALNVAASFGSYAIGWRLVDAGADVNSLDDFGFSPLLNVLLRMGQAKVEHWESEGTNSGIHVKYQIDNGCFRYIKPFNGGANEKGRVLSLMDQYDISGYSWGPTQHRNYVECIYLAQYLIKKGADVNARGNNGNTPMIMACSVGEPEVMTALAKKGASFEIKNNEGIASLHYIARSKRLDGLKAFFKLHPEQDINAVDENGWTAGHYLGDIGGPAEMAKILVKAGLDTSVGSTKGLGPLSPGITAKEVAEHWNDAEIAKLLTPKKIKPKA; this is encoded by the coding sequence ATGAACAAAGAACTCGTAATCGCCTCTGAAGCAGGTGATCTGGAAACTGTAAAGCAAATGCTCGCCAAAGGGGCAGATGCAAGTGCCATGGGACCAAATTCAGGCGCTTTGCATTGCGCGGCGGCAAACGGCCATCGCGAAATCGTACAGCTTTTGCTCAAACACGGTGCTAATCCGAACGTGGCCGACAACCAATCGTTTTATCCGATCCACTTAGCGGCAGCTTACAAACATCTAAATGTCGTACGGGATCTAATTGACAACGGCGCTAAACTCGACGTGGTGACTTCCAGCCTTGGAACGGTACTACACGTTGCTGCGGCAAACAACTTTTTCGAAATACTCGACCTGCCTGAAATCAAAAAAGCCCCGATCGAAGCCAGAGATCAGGAACAGAAAACGGCCTTGAACGTAGCTGCTTCTTTTGGCAGTTATGCGATAGGATGGCGACTTGTCGACGCCGGTGCAGACGTAAATTCTCTGGATGATTTCGGATTTTCACCTTTACTCAACGTTTTGCTGCGTATGGGACAAGCCAAAGTGGAACATTGGGAATCTGAAGGAACAAATTCCGGTATACACGTGAAATACCAGATAGACAATGGCTGTTTCCGCTATATAAAACCGTTCAATGGCGGGGCAAACGAAAAGGGACGTGTGCTTTCGCTTATGGATCAATACGACATCTCCGGATATTCCTGGGGACCAACCCAGCATCGCAACTATGTGGAATGCATCTATCTTGCCCAATATTTGATCAAAAAAGGTGCAGACGTAAACGCCCGTGGTAACAACGGCAATACGCCAATGATCATGGCGTGTTCTGTAGGAGAGCCTGAAGTGATGACGGCATTGGCCAAAAAAGGCGCGTCTTTTGAAATTAAGAACAATGAAGGAATCGCGTCCTTGCATTACATCGCACGCAGCAAACGCCTCGACGGGTTGAAAGCTTTTTTCAAACTCCACCCGGAACAGGACATAAATGCAGTCGACGAAAACGGATGGACAGCCGGGCATTACCTGGGCGATATTGGCGGACCTGCCGAAATGGCTAAAATCCTGGTCAAAGCCGGTCTCGACACTTCTGTCGGAAGTACCAAAGGTTTAGGACCGCTTTCTCCCGGAATCACCGCAAAAGAGGTAGCCGAGCATTGGAACGACGCCGAAATTGCGAAACTGCTAACTCCGAAAAAAATAAAACCGAAAGCATAA
- a CDS encoding M14 family zinc carboxypeptidase, whose product MKKTTLIILLLLVLTTVFAQTEPNLKKAQNYLNTKGEVIFTFKAANQQQFKKLAGFLSISHKRVDPQDLKVEAYADKEAFQKFLKYNIPFEVSTTDNEIPSEENKSALAPNAQWDTSWDAYPTYSQYVAKMQYYATTYPNLCKLENIGSTPNGRNLYILKISDNCQSDEAEPEFFYSSSMHGDEITGFPLMMRLIDYLVTRYGTDTEVTNLVNTTEIYISPLSNPDGSFKTAGNDVMNSAGNAATRANANGRDLNRNYPDPVNGLHSDTFAYQPETLAFLAFEKTRNFVLAANFHGGVEVVNYPWDAYSSPNHLHPHDNHFKFIAKNYAQSCQTASNNNGYMDDVFASQFPGTTNGSLWYTVSGGRQDYNNYFMHNKEVTIEISTTKFPASSELPNYWNYNKQAFLDYIKQANYGLQGKVTDASGNPISAKVYISNYDLKGAWVKTGTLHGDYYKLLIAGSYNVIFEAPGYTSQTIAVTVTNNNTTVLNVQMVAVTAEPAVNNATICKGKTASLTTADSGTIRWYDTANSTTALATGSSYTTPVLNASRSYFAEREIPLANIGPASATGTATAKATVANKYLTFDCTKPTKLKSVAIKTSATGEIMVELQDSSGAMLESKMIRITATGEQDIDLDFFLPAQNNLRLISREINGYNLTVATSGITYPMSNGTVSIKSNSGTGTFFQFFNWKFAPAKSARKEVQVIVKPDPAITTLTPDTALEGSANFTLTVNGTNFVNGESIIQWNGVNKTTTFISNTQLSATILAADIANDGTVPVTVLNNCNNYVSPVTNFTIQGVPCATTTTWSGSSWNNGAPNNDVHAVINGNYTSSANLEACSLTINGTATVTVQSGHNFIITRAVTIASGANLVIQNNANLVQLENSTNTGNSNVYRNSAPAIRLDYTNWSSPVAAQNLLAFSPQTLTNRFYVYNPLNGSIGAYETINPATNQFTAAKGYLIRTPNSWSTTPAVFPGHFTGVLNNGAININAVKGTTTGYNLIGNPYPSTINAVDFINANISGTGTINTTIDGSLYFWTHATPSSPTTGLYPLNNYAKFTKLGGTAAQAGGATPNGIIQVGQGFIVNAVTNGTVSFRNSMRLINNANQFFKVNNLPAFTADETIEKHRIWLNLSGDNDAFSQILIGYMTGATNNIDYGIDAKDFGTAGASLYNVINDEAYAIQGRAVPFTENDIVPLGINVPAAGNYTLSLDHFDGIFTDNQVIFIKDNVLNTVHNLKTGNYTFAANEGTFNNRFELIFKNSILGTIDPAADNGTISISKTDGVLTVKSSKENLKSVAVYDLLGRVIYQADNIDTPLFTAHLMTSKAVLLVKVITQTNQPIFKKVI is encoded by the coding sequence ATGAAAAAAACTACATTAATAATTTTATTATTATTAGTATTAACTACTGTATTTGCCCAAACCGAACCCAATCTTAAAAAAGCACAGAATTATTTAAACACTAAAGGAGAAGTAATCTTCACTTTTAAAGCTGCCAATCAGCAGCAATTTAAAAAATTAGCCGGCTTTTTATCTATCAGCCACAAACGAGTAGACCCGCAGGACTTAAAAGTCGAGGCTTATGCCGACAAAGAAGCTTTTCAAAAATTCCTGAAATACAACATCCCTTTTGAAGTTAGTACGACTGATAACGAGATTCCTTCAGAAGAAAACAAAAGCGCCCTGGCTCCAAATGCGCAGTGGGACACCAGTTGGGATGCCTATCCTACTTACTCCCAGTATGTCGCTAAAATGCAATATTATGCCACCACCTATCCAAACCTTTGTAAACTGGAAAACATAGGCAGTACTCCAAATGGACGAAATCTATATATCTTAAAAATATCCGACAATTGCCAGAGCGATGAAGCAGAACCGGAATTTTTCTATTCTTCTTCTATGCACGGGGATGAAATAACCGGCTTCCCTTTAATGATGCGGCTTATTGATTATCTGGTTACCCGTTACGGAACCGATACCGAAGTAACGAATCTTGTCAACACAACAGAGATCTATATCAGTCCGCTGTCCAATCCTGACGGCTCCTTTAAAACCGCCGGTAATGACGTAATGAACTCTGCCGGTAATGCTGCGACCCGTGCCAATGCAAACGGCAGGGATTTAAACCGTAATTACCCCGATCCGGTAAACGGACTGCATTCGGACACCTTTGCCTACCAGCCGGAAACATTAGCTTTTTTAGCTTTTGAAAAAACGAGAAATTTTGTATTGGCCGCCAACTTTCACGGTGGTGTAGAAGTCGTTAACTATCCGTGGGATGCTTATTCTTCGCCCAATCACCTGCATCCGCATGACAATCACTTTAAGTTTATTGCCAAAAACTATGCACAGTCCTGCCAGACGGCAAGCAACAACAACGGCTATATGGACGATGTATTTGCCAGTCAGTTTCCGGGAACCACAAACGGTTCACTCTGGTACACCGTTAGCGGCGGAAGACAGGATTACAACAACTACTTTATGCACAATAAAGAAGTGACCATTGAAATTTCGACAACAAAATTCCCGGCTTCTTCCGAACTTCCGAATTACTGGAATTACAATAAGCAAGCCTTTTTAGACTATATCAAACAGGCCAATTACGGTTTGCAGGGAAAAGTTACCGATGCTTCCGGAAACCCGATAAGTGCAAAAGTATACATCAGCAACTACGATTTAAAAGGCGCCTGGGTAAAAACCGGCACCTTACATGGCGATTACTACAAACTATTGATCGCCGGAAGCTACAATGTTATTTTTGAAGCGCCGGGCTATACGTCGCAGACAATTGCGGTAACCGTAACCAATAACAACACCACGGTTTTAAATGTGCAGATGGTGGCTGTAACGGCAGAACCCGCCGTAAACAATGCAACGATCTGTAAAGGAAAAACTGCCAGTCTTACCACTGCCGACAGCGGAACCATCAGATGGTATGACACCGCAAACAGTACCACCGCTTTAGCTACCGGAAGTTCTTATACCACACCTGTATTAAACGCTTCAAGATCCTACTTTGCAGAAAGAGAAATCCCTTTGGCAAACATCGGCCCTGCCAGTGCCACCGGAACCGCTACCGCAAAAGCTACCGTTGCAAACAAATACCTGACTTTTGACTGTACCAAACCTACAAAACTAAAATCGGTTGCGATTAAAACCAGTGCTACCGGAGAAATCATGGTAGAATTACAGGATAGTTCCGGAGCAATGCTGGAATCCAAAATGATCCGTATAACGGCAACCGGAGAACAGGACATCGATCTGGATTTTTTCCTTCCGGCACAAAACAACCTTCGCTTGATTTCAAGAGAAATTAACGGTTACAATCTTACTGTTGCCACCAGCGGAATTACCTACCCGATGTCTAACGGAACCGTTTCGATAAAAAGCAACAGCGGAACCGGTACCTTTTTTCAGTTCTTTAACTGGAAATTTGCCCCGGCAAAAAGTGCCCGGAAAGAAGTACAGGTTATCGTAAAACCCGATCCGGCCATCACCACCCTTACTCCTGACACCGCTCTTGAAGGAAGTGCAAATTTCACCCTGACCGTAAACGGAACAAATTTTGTAAACGGCGAATCGATCATCCAATGGAACGGTGTGAACAAAACAACGACTTTTATCAGCAATACCCAATTATCGGCTACAATCCTGGCGGCAGATATTGCAAACGACGGAACGGTTCCGGTAACCGTTTTGAACAACTGCAACAATTATGTATCACCGGTAACCAATTTCACGATTCAGGGAGTACCGTGTGCAACCACCACAACATGGAGTGGCAGCAGCTGGAATAACGGCGCTCCGAATAACGATGTTCATGCCGTTATCAACGGAAACTATACCTCATCGGCCAATCTGGAAGCCTGTTCTTTAACCATCAACGGAACCGCAACGGTTACCGTTCAGTCCGGGCATAACTTTATAATCACCAGAGCTGTTACGATTGCTTCGGGTGCCAATCTTGTTATTCAGAATAATGCCAATCTGGTACAGCTTGAAAACAGCACCAATACCGGAAATAGTAATGTTTACCGGAATAGTGCTCCGGCCATCCGTTTAGACTATACCAACTGGTCCTCACCGGTAGCGGCACAAAACCTGCTGGCTTTTTCACCACAAACGCTGACCAACCGTTTTTATGTTTACAATCCTTTAAACGGTTCTATCGGCGCTTACGAAACCATTAATCCGGCTACAAACCAGTTTACGGCAGCCAAAGGCTACCTGATACGCACACCAAACAGCTGGAGTACAACTCCTGCGGTTTTCCCGGGACATTTCACCGGAGTGCTGAATAATGGTGCAATCAATATCAACGCCGTTAAAGGAACCACTACCGGGTACAATTTAATTGGTAACCCTTATCCATCCACTATTAATGCTGTAGACTTTATCAATGCCAACATCAGCGGCACCGGAACAATCAACACGACTATTGACGGCAGTCTGTATTTCTGGACACATGCTACGCCGTCCAGTCCGACAACCGGTTTATACCCTTTAAACAACTATGCTAAATTCACAAAATTAGGCGGTACCGCTGCCCAAGCCGGCGGAGCCACACCAAACGGAATCATACAGGTCGGACAGGGCTTTATTGTGAATGCGGTAACCAACGGAACGGTTTCTTTCAGAAACAGCATGAGACTCATTAACAATGCCAATCAGTTCTTTAAAGTAAACAACCTGCCTGCCTTTACTGCAGACGAAACCATTGAAAAACACCGTATCTGGCTGAATTTAAGCGGCGATAACGACGCTTTCAGTCAAATCCTGATCGGGTACATGACCGGAGCAACCAACAATATCGACTATGGAATAGACGCCAAAGATTTCGGAACTGCCGGTGCTTCCTTATACAATGTTATTAACGATGAAGCCTATGCCATTCAGGGCCGTGCCGTTCCTTTTACCGAGAACGATATCGTTCCTTTAGGAATTAACGTTCCGGCAGCCGGAAATTACACGCTTTCCCTTGATCACTTTGACGGTATCTTCACGGACAATCAGGTCATTTTTATTAAAGACAACGTTTTAAATACTGTACACAATCTTAAAACCGGTAATTATACTTTCGCTGCAAACGAAGGGACATTCAACAACCGGTTTGAATTAATCTTTAAAAACAGCATCTTAGGGACTATCGATCCTGCTGCCGATAACGGAACAATCAGCATCAGCAAAACCGACGGTGTTCTTACGGTAAAATCGTCTAAAGAAAATTTAAAATCAGTTGCGGTTTATGACTTATTAGGAAGAGTCATTTACCAGGCTGACAATATTGACACACCGCTATTTACGGCCCATTTAATGACAAGCAAAGCCGTTTTATTAGTGAAAGTAATTACCCAGACCAATCAACCCATTTTTAAAAAAGTAATCTAG
- a CDS encoding LamG-like jellyroll fold domain-containing protein encodes MKATMTTLVKHLLIVGLSFLPNFLSGQTTQLQQENFESASTWTASGATFTTTNAYNGTYKAVIPVNGSSITSPVINTTGYNKIDVRFFVKSNNANAGDKITLQYRDNSLASWSDVRVVEKGTPSGISYRDINDNTNYHALVGTIFSTSSTFAATSQFRFVTTSGSSSRQFYIDYITVSGTKDNTIATGPGGITSNLEMWLRADLVDGVTIGTDGANVNIWTDKGKGHDAKVIDATNAALTVKPVYRNNASKNINFNPVVEFGNTPSASASNYTYLSNKAELQGTSGFYSNDLFIVVINDNPASLVSTSSSVDLFCSQSPASTTYAKDGTGIGFGQYSIRLDNEVVSYCIGTTPDPVDPDVNTRGYGLAQVNGTFSGVNIINSRHNSTNTKQELHSNALSISNTEVGTPAWVAVQNKRFWLGRSQLFDGSFGGRIAEVISYSARKNDATERNRIESYLAIKYGITLGTNGTSQNYVNSAGTTIWNIAPTGFNYDIAGIGRDDAAQLNQKQSKSINSGAVITMGLGDIFTTNAANTNTFGADRRCLVWGSNGLAMTNSGSPVTVSFGPSTVTTSTDVTNKKWKVVETGGDVATVKVSLATTDLASLPALSGNDAYVMIVASDAAFTTGVETVFLNTNGSNQECFYDFDGTKYIAFGVAHEVIASRHITIDGVDDAVKVSNANDLTGAFSIMVWARPTGANTALSDKTIVSKHNGTTGYRLVIQNDNKIRMEWNGTSLVSNTTLPNNEWHNIAAIYNSGTLSLYIDGVLDKSGSITAPTATTSIFTIGAEYRSKSSTVNVFKGDIDELRFWNRAITLAELRFIMNQEINNSGANTIGKIMPSTVTKNDISALTWASLTAYYSMNTYIGTHINDDSVNNNRGSLVTPDKTGVNTQTAPMPYDSAANGLWSDTATWTNGTTFALPSALSIIDNSTTIDWNIVRTSHTITSNGNKTLLGFFVNANTVNAANDSKIEISHFLRLNGKIDLQGKSQLVQTFNSDLDPTSSGSIERDQQGQKSIYNYNYWSSPVGAINSTTNNNNYTVNGVLRDGTNTATPVAINWVNGMDGSTGTPINLARRWIYKFQNLSDLYANWTQIFETGILAPSNGFTMKGSGTATATQNYVFVGKPYNGRINGTVSPNNINLSGNPYASALDAQQFITDNAAVINGSIYFWEHYPTNNTHVLLQYQGGYATRNFSGGTPPVAPFGISGLGSSARVPNRYIPVGQGFFIQANATGGTIVFDNNQRTFVKEDAPTSNIMFKNASGANTQMSTSDHFNDNTNDSTTAEDTFARIRLGFTSHNGNHRQLLLAFMEEHATDGWDYGYDGIVLDDDLVQDMLFLLDDKKLVIQGVGYFNASAIYPLLVRTDVAGEVKFMIDELENFNPNQPIYIYDNVTNGYHDIRNAPFALEIPAGENTSRFSLRFEKQKLAVTEFDWSAVKMTYLQGNNQIKINNGLTDGTRIEKVMLYNITGQLLGTWKTDNMDQQEILLPVRNVSTGTYIIKADTNKGSLSQKTIIR; translated from the coding sequence ATGAAAGCAACAATGACCACATTAGTAAAACACTTACTGATTGTAGGACTTAGTTTTCTTCCCAATTTTTTATCGGGACAGACCACACAATTACAGCAGGAAAACTTTGAATCAGCAAGTACCTGGACAGCTTCTGGCGCTACCTTTACCACAACCAATGCCTACAACGGCACTTACAAAGCTGTCATCCCGGTTAATGGAAGTTCCATTACCTCGCCTGTTATTAACACGACAGGCTACAACAAAATCGATGTTCGCTTCTTTGTGAAAAGCAACAATGCAAACGCCGGTGACAAAATAACGCTGCAATACAGGGATAATTCCCTTGCCTCATGGTCGGACGTCAGAGTTGTCGAAAAAGGAACCCCAAGCGGAATCTCCTATAGAGATATCAATGACAACACCAATTACCATGCGCTTGTCGGAACTATTTTTTCAACCAGCTCCACATTTGCCGCCACCTCGCAATTCCGTTTTGTAACCACATCAGGATCTTCTTCCCGGCAGTTTTACATTGACTACATCACGGTTAGCGGTACAAAAGACAATACCATTGCTACCGGACCCGGCGGCATTACCAGCAATCTGGAAATGTGGCTGAGAGCCGACCTGGTAGACGGGGTCACTATCGGTACCGACGGTGCAAACGTGAACATCTGGACCGACAAAGGAAAAGGTCACGATGCCAAAGTTATTGACGCCACTAACGCTGCCCTGACCGTAAAACCTGTCTACCGAAATAACGCCTCCAAAAATATCAACTTCAATCCGGTGGTTGAGTTTGGCAACACGCCTTCCGCATCGGCATCCAATTATACCTATTTATCGAACAAAGCCGAATTACAGGGAACATCCGGTTTTTACAGTAACGATCTCTTTATTGTAGTCATTAACGACAACCCGGCTTCCCTTGTATCCACTTCATCCAGTGTCGATTTATTCTGTTCCCAGTCCCCGGCTTCGACCACTTATGCCAAAGATGGTACCGGAATTGGTTTCGGACAGTATTCTATTCGTCTTGACAATGAAGTAGTAAGCTACTGTATTGGTACCACGCCGGATCCCGTAGATCCCGATGTTAATACAAGAGGATATGGTCTGGCCCAGGTAAACGGAACCTTTTCCGGCGTTAACATCATCAACAGCCGGCACAACAGCACCAATACCAAACAGGAATTACACAGCAATGCCCTGAGCATATCCAATACAGAAGTAGGTACGCCTGCCTGGGTTGCAGTACAAAACAAAAGATTCTGGCTGGGCAGAAGCCAGCTTTTTGATGGTAGTTTCGGCGGCAGGATTGCAGAAGTAATCTCCTATTCTGCCCGAAAAAATGACGCTACAGAACGCAACCGAATTGAATCCTATTTAGCCATTAAATACGGTATCACTTTAGGCACTAACGGTACCAGTCAAAACTATGTGAACTCTGCCGGTACGACAATATGGAACATCGCACCAACAGGATTCAATTATGACATTGCCGGAATCGGAAGAGACGATGCCGCACAATTAAATCAGAAACAATCCAAAAGTATAAACTCCGGAGCGGTCATCACAATGGGACTCGGAGATATCTTTACGACCAACGCTGCAAACACCAATACTTTTGGCGCCGACAGAAGATGCCTTGTATGGGGCAGTAACGGACTTGCGATGACCAACAGCGGTTCTCCGGTAACCGTAAGCTTCGGTCCTTCAACCGTTACCACCTCAACGGATGTTACCAATAAAAAATGGAAGGTTGTGGAAACCGGCGGTGATGTTGCTACCGTTAAGGTTTCGCTGGCTACAACAGATCTGGCCAGTTTACCGGCTCTATCCGGAAACGATGCCTATGTAATGATCGTTGCCAGCGATGCGGCATTTACAACCGGCGTAGAAACCGTTTTCCTGAACACAAACGGATCCAATCAGGAATGTTTTTACGATTTTGACGGTACAAAATATATTGCGTTTGGGGTAGCCCACGAAGTAATTGCGTCCAGACACATTACTATTGACGGCGTTGATGATGCCGTAAAAGTAAGCAACGCAAACGACCTTACCGGAGCTTTCAGTATCATGGTATGGGCAAGACCTACAGGAGCGAACACTGCGCTTTCCGACAAAACAATTGTTTCCAAACACAACGGAACAACCGGATATCGTCTGGTAATACAAAACGATAATAAAATCAGAATGGAGTGGAACGGAACTTCTTTGGTTTCCAATACCACTTTACCGAATAACGAATGGCACAATATTGCCGCAATTTACAATTCCGGGACGCTGTCCTTATACATTGACGGTGTTTTGGACAAATCCGGAAGCATAACGGCACCAACGGCTACAACAAGCATCTTTACCATCGGTGCCGAATACAGAAGTAAAAGCAGCACCGTAAATGTGTTTAAAGGAGACATAGACGAGCTGCGTTTCTGGAACAGAGCCATCACTTTAGCCGAGCTGCGCTTTATCATGAACCAGGAGATCAATAACTCCGGAGCCAATACGATTGGTAAAATCATGCCTTCAACGGTTACCAAAAATGACATCAGCGCACTAACATGGGCGAGCCTGACCGCTTATTATTCGATGAATACCTACATTGGCACCCATATTAATGACGATTCTGTAAACAACAACAGAGGAAGCCTGGTTACTCCGGATAAAACCGGTGTCAATACCCAGACAGCACCAATGCCTTATGACAGTGCTGCCAATGGTCTTTGGTCGGATACCGCAACATGGACTAACGGAACCACCTTTGCCTTACCGTCGGCATTGTCGATAATAGACAACAGCACGACCATTGACTGGAACATTGTGAGAACCTCACACACCATTACTTCCAATGGTAACAAAACGCTGTTAGGATTCTTTGTAAACGCCAATACCGTTAATGCTGCCAACGATTCCAAAATAGAGATCAGCCACTTTTTAAGGCTAAACGGAAAAATTGACTTACAGGGCAAATCCCAATTGGTGCAAACCTTTAATTCCGATCTTGACCCTACCAGTTCCGGTTCTATTGAACGCGATCAGCAAGGACAGAAAAGCATTTACAACTACAACTACTGGTCGTCACCCGTTGGCGCGATCAACAGCACGACCAACAACAATAACTATACGGTAAATGGTGTTCTAAGAGACGGAACAAACACCGCAACACCAGTTGCCATAAACTGGGTAAACGGTATGGACGGTTCCACAGGAACACCAATTAACCTGGCAAGACGCTGGATTTATAAATTCCAGAACCTTTCTGACCTTTATGCAAACTGGACACAAATATTCGAAACCGGAATATTGGCGCCTTCAAACGGATTTACCATGAAAGGCAGCGGAACGGCTACTGCAACACAAAACTATGTGTTTGTCGGAAAACCATACAACGGCAGAATAAACGGCACCGTTTCGCCCAACAATATTAATTTAAGCGGAAACCCTTATGCCTCAGCTTTAGATGCCCAACAGTTCATTACCGATAATGCTGCTGTTATTAACGGATCGATTTACTTCTGGGAACACTATCCTACGAACAACACCCATGTATTGCTTCAGTATCAGGGCGGTTATGCCACCCGGAACTTTTCTGGCGGAACACCGCCGGTAGCGCCGTTTGGCATCAGCGGATTAGGATCCAGCGCAAGGGTTCCGAACCGTTATATCCCGGTTGGGCAGGGCTTCTTTATACAGGCAAATGCTACCGGAGGAACTATTGTGTTCGACAATAACCAAAGAACCTTTGTTAAAGAAGATGCCCCAACATCGAACATCATGTTTAAAAACGCTTCCGGCGCCAATACCCAGATGTCGACTTCAGATCATTTTAACGACAATACGAATGACAGCACTACCGCCGAAGACACATTTGCCAGAATACGCCTGGGCTTCACTTCCCACAATGGTAATCACAGACAGTTATTACTTGCCTTTATGGAAGAACATGCAACAGACGGATGGGATTACGGTTACGACGGCATTGTTCTTGACGACGATTTAGTACAGGATATGTTATTCCTTCTGGACGATAAAAAATTAGTTATCCAGGGTGTCGGTTACTTCAATGCAAGCGCTATTTACCCGTTATTGGTCAGAACCGATGTTGCCGGTGAAGTAAAATTCATGATCGATGAACTGGAAAACTTTAACCCGAATCAGCCTATCTATATTTATGACAACGTTACAAATGGATACCATGATATCCGAAATGCTCCTTTTGCTCTTGAAATTCCGGCAGGAGAAAACACAAGCCGTTTTTCATTACGTTTTGAAAAACAAAAACTTGCCGTTACAGAATTTGACTGGAGCGCGGTTAAGATGACTTACCTTCAGGGGAACAACCAGATTAAGATCAATAACGGGCTTACAGATGGCACCCGTATCGAAAAAGTAATGCTTTACAATATAACTGGACAGCTGCTTGGCACGTGGAAAACAGACAACATGGACCAGCAGGAAATCCTGCTGCCGGTTCGCAATGTAAGCACCGGTACCTATATTATAAAAGCCGACACTAACAAAGGTTCGCTCAGCCAGAAAACAATCATCAGATAA
- a CDS encoding carboxylesterase family protein: MKACFLFLLCFCCISLSHAQLQAITDQADYPFYIHLPEQEVLDNKAPVILFLHGRSLSGTNLERVKRYGVLKAIENGKKIPAIVVAPQLPSGPWNPDKVLNVLEYVQQHYNTDLSRVYVCGMSLGGYGTMHFAGKYADKITAAVAICGGGNVNDACKLATIPLWIQHGNRDFIVPISESKKIVKAIKACKPDADVTFTVIPGGNHSNVENIFRKDEVYDWMLKQVKK; the protein is encoded by the coding sequence ATGAAAGCCTGTTTTTTATTCCTTCTTTGTTTTTGCTGTATATCCCTTTCACACGCACAACTTCAAGCCATTACCGATCAAGCCGATTATCCGTTCTACATTCACCTTCCGGAACAGGAAGTACTGGACAATAAAGCCCCGGTTATTCTCTTTTTGCATGGCAGAAGTTTATCCGGTACCAATCTGGAAAGAGTGAAACGATACGGCGTACTGAAAGCAATAGAAAACGGGAAAAAGATTCCGGCCATCGTTGTTGCCCCGCAGCTGCCTTCCGGTCCCTGGAATCCGGATAAAGTATTGAACGTACTCGAATATGTACAGCAACATTACAATACTGATTTGTCCCGCGTTTATGTATGCGGTATGAGTCTGGGCGGTTACGGAACCATGCATTTTGCCGGAAAATATGCCGATAAGATCACGGCAGCTGTAGCGATATGCGGCGGCGGAAATGTAAATGATGCCTGCAAACTGGCAACGATCCCGCTTTGGATCCAGCATGGCAACAGGGATTTTATCGTACCGATTTCGGAGTCGAAAAAAATTGTAAAAGCAATCAAAGCCTGCAAACCGGATGCCGATGTAACCTTTACTGTTATCCCCGGAGGCAATCACAGCAATGTGGAGAACATCTTCCGAAAAGACGAAGTCTACGACTGGATGCTGAAACAGGTCAAAAAATAA